DNA from Pseudomonadota bacterium:
CCTTCTTGTCAGGCTTCAGCTTGCGTACGGCGAGGAACTCGACGATTCGCTTCTTGATCTTCTCAAGCCCCGAATGATCCTCATCGAGAATGCGGCGCACCTCGGCGATATCCATCATGTCCGTGGTGGCCTTGCTCCACGGCACGTCCAGAATCCAGTCGATGTACGTGCGTACGACGGTGTACTCCGCGGAGCCAACCTGCATTGCGCGCAGCCGTTTCAGCTGCTTCCGCGCGACACTTTCAGGCTCGTTCAGGAGATTCGCCTTGGCGATCCGCTCCTCGAGTACGTCGAGGTCTCCCTGATCGCCTTCCTCATCGCCCAGCTCTTCCTTGATCGCCTTCAGCTGCTGGCGGAGCACGTACTCCCTCTGGTTCTTCCCCATCTCCTCCTTGATTTGGGAGTTGATGCGTTCACGCATCTTGAGGATCTCCAGCTGCCGAGTTAGCAAGCGCAGTACCTTGCGAATTCGTTCCTTGACGTCGACCATCTCGAGAAGCTGGGCTTTCTCGTCGACTGGGGCATCCAGGTTGGCAGCCACCAGATCCGCAAGCTGTCCTGGTTCTTGGATGGAATCGATCAGGGAGGCGGCTTCGCGGGGTAGCTCGGGCATGAGCTGGATCACCTGCTTGGCGATGTCGCGCAAGCTCATCGCCAGCGCTTCCGTCTCTACGTCTTCCATCTTTGGCTCGTCGAGCCTGCTCACGCGCGCCTTCAGAAAGGCGGAGGTCTGTGTGACCTTTTCCATTCGCACGCGCACGAGCCCCTGCAGGATCAGGCTGAAGTTGCCCGAGCTATGCTTGAGCGCCTTGAGCACCCGTGCTGCCACGCCTACGGGATACAGGTCCTTTTGCTGGGGGTCATCGGTCGCTGGATCCCGTTGCGCGAAGATGGCGATAGTAGGCTGCGTTTGGCCTTCCAGGTCTTCGACTAGGGCAACTGATTTCTCCCGTCCTACATCGAACGGAGCTACGGCGCCCGGGAACAGTACGGCATTGCGAATCGGGAGCAGGGACAGCTCGTCCGCGATCTCAACGTCCTGGCCGTCAACCTCGAATTTGGTGTATTCCTCTTCGTCGTCCATAAGGTTCCCGGGTGAGGCGGAATGGGCACTGCACGTGTGATCGTTGCGTATATCTGCACAATAGTCATGGTGCGTGGTTCGTGCAAGCTAGGGCTTGGTGCGTGCGACGCTCCTTTGGATCGCCGGAGGCGGGCGATTCTTTCGGGCCGCGGTTTTGCAGGCCGGCCACATGTCGTGCGGTGTGGTTCGCGCCCTGCAGGCGGCGCGCGGCCCACGGTCAACTGGGTCGGTTGACCCAACGATCGGCTGAACTTAATCTGCGGTAAGCTGCGCGTGGTGCATGACGATGGGCGGCCAGAACGACAATCACTCGGGAACGGCCCATGGCAAGCTCGCAGCCTCGCGTGCAGCACGACCCGAGGTCACGGCGGTTTCGGGGGTGAACTCGTTTCTGGGACGCAACCTGGTGGGGCTGCTCGAGGAGGACGAGGGCGTCGAGCGGTTGATCGCACTTGACAT
Protein-coding regions in this window:
- a CDS encoding LON peptidase substrate-binding domain-containing protein codes for the protein MDDEEEYTKFEVDGQDVEIADELSLLPIRNAVLFPGAVAPFDVGREKSVALVEDLEGQTQPTIAIFAQRDPATDDPQQKDLYPVGVAARVLKALKHSSGNFSLILQGLVRVRMEKVTQTSAFLKARVSRLDEPKMEDVETEALAMSLRDIAKQVIQLMPELPREAASLIDSIQEPGQLADLVAANLDAPVDEKAQLLEMVDVKERIRKVLRLLTRQLEILKMRERINSQIKEEMGKNQREYVLRQQLKAIKEELGDEEGDQGDLDVLEERIAKANLLNEPESVARKQLKRLRAMQVGSAEYTVVRTYIDWILDVPWSKATTDMMDIAEVRRILDEDHSGLEKIKKRIVEFLAVRKLKPDKK